The window CCTCCAGTGTCATCTGATTGATTAATGCTTGATATTTCACGAAACTCTTCCTTTCCTACTGTTCCCCCTGAACTTTTTCTTTTCTCATTGTACGCTTCCCATTAACCACTATATTTAACACACAAGCAATCGCACCAGTAATTCCTAGAGCCAATCCCTGTTTTATGTAATCATCTCCGGCAAGAATACATACCGCCATTCCTGCACCAAAGATAAGTACACCGCATATTCCAGATAGAATAGAACTGAGTTTCCTGCGCTTCTCTGTATCGTTCTTTAAATTCCATGTCGCCAAAACCGCTGCAAGGACTGCTATCCCCGCAAAAACTACGTCTAGTACATACAAACCCTTCTGCCATAATGGTATAATCTTGACTATTTGGCTGCTGCTGGACAACCCATTCATTGTGTTCGATCTTGAGATTGCAAATGTAATATTTTTTGCTGCCCGCTGCATAGATGTAATCACCGTATTGTTCATATCCTCATCGGAGAGAACCCACAGTTCTGAGTCGGTGTTCAGCCACAAATCTGTACCCGCAGCCAGTCCGGCCCTCAAATCTTCATATGCAAATACTTCGAAAGAGGCCTGGTCAGTGATTGCCACTCCCTCAAATCCCCATTCGTTCCGAAGTATTTCTGTCATGAGCCCGTAATGAGCGCCCGCCCATTTTGTTCCAACCCGGTTCATGCCGACCATCACTCCATGTGCATTTCCTTCACGGACCGTTATCTCAAAAGGTTCAAGATATAATTCCCGGATACTCTGCTCATTTGCCATAATCGAGACACCCATCCGGTTAGTTTCCTGATCGTTCAATGCAAAATGCTTCATATAGACAAGCACACCTTTACTCTGTGCGCCTTTTACAACCGAAGCTCCCATTTTCCCGGACAGATAGTTGTCTTCTGAAAAGTACTCAAAATTCCTTCCGCTGTATGGTGTCCGGTGAATATTCATTGCAGGAGCATACCATCCGGTCACCTCAAGTTCAAGGCTGTCTTCACCGATACATTTACCAAACTCTTCCGCCAGTTTGTCATTCCATGTGGAGCCTAGTACGATTTCCGGCGGATAGGATGTGCCGTTCTCGCCGCCTACCAGAGTGCTGGAGATTCCTGCTGGGCCGTCTTTATCCTGTGTGGACGGAAGCTGTGTGGAATCAATTCCCATGGTCGCATATCCTCCGACACGTACAAGCTTATCCAGTTCTTCTGCGCTCATCTGTGAAATCAATGAATCCCATAGCGGATCATCGTACTCTGTTTCCATCAACATAGCGGTTGTCAGTTTTCCAAACTCTTCATCATACGTCTCTGTGACTGCCTTTTCCTCAACTGTATCTTCCACTACTGGTATCTTCAATGCTTCCACAAATGTCTCCGGAGCTGTGAAATTCCCGCCAGCATAGGTAGATGGCCATGTCCCTTCCCAGTCACTTCTGCTTAAGTATCGGAAATTTTCATCATACCTGGCGATATCCGCATCTTTAAACTGATTGCCAATGGCAGATTCCGTTTCTTTCGATACCGCATAAGTTGTACTGTCCAGACTTTCTATTGTTACTTGTGCCGCCAACTCCATATTTCCTTCGGCATCCATCTGGTTTGTTGTCGTATATCCTTTTTTCGCAAGAATGTTATTCAGGGCATTATGGACATCTGTGCCTACTGCAAAATAATAATCCCCTGCCTCCATAATATAAGTACTATATCCCTTCGCATCATAGGTTTTCATAATTTCTTTTGGGATCTCTACAGTTACTGTCTCCGATGCTCCCGGTTTCAGCATTCCTGTTTTTGTATAACCGGCCAATTCCACTGCAGATTTTTCAATCTGGTTCTGTCTGTCATATTCTGTGTAAGGAGACTGCATATAGACTTCTACTGTATGTTTTGCCTCCACATCTCCTGTATTCTTTACCGTCAGTTTCGCAAGATACTGCTCTTCTGCTTCCTCTAATATAAAGTCAGAATAGGTGAATTCCGAGTAAGACAGACCGTAGCCAAAGGGATATTGCACCTCTTCCGTATAGTTATAATTTTCCGCCTTTTCGTTCCCCAATACAACGTCTTCATATCGCGTCTCATAATACCGGTATCCCACATAGATACCTTCACTGTAAACCATATAAGTATTCCCGAAACTTTCCTGACTATTCACAATGTGATAGGCTCCCAGGTTCTGCATCGCAGGTGCACTTTGACTGTCATACGCATAGGTGTCTGTCAGTCTTCCGGAAGGAGAGACTTCTCCGTTCAGAAGTTCCCCCACTGCAGACGCCCCGTTTTCTCCAAGTCCCCCAATCCACAGTACCGCATTAATTCCCATAGACTTTAACACGCCAAGTTCCATTGGATTCTGTGTATTCAAAAGTACAACCACTTTTTCAAAATTCTGGCATGCGTAATTCAATACCTCTCTCTCCTGCTCATCAATCTGAAGATAATAGCTGCCGTTTTCAAGTGGTGTGCTCTGTATATCTGAACTCTCACCGCCGCTTCTCCCAATTACAACAATTGCCGCATCCTGATATTCTGTAAGACTGTTTTTCACCTCGTCCGTAAAGTTGGAAACTGGGGCTTCATTGACGGCAAACTCACCGTTTCCCATAGCATCCGGCACTGTTTTTCTGTATTTAGCCCCGTCCCCTTCTGTATAAAAATTCTGCAGTGTTTCATTTGTGGCAAATCCAGCCTCTTTTAGTCCGGTATATAAATCTTTCGCTTTCGATGTGTCTACCGATCCTGCACCGCTCCCCCCGTAAACCGGATCCACGCTGTCCTGTCCGAATACCGAGATATGCGAGCCTGTTTTTAAAGGCAGTGTCCCGTCATTTTCCAAGAGAACCGCCCCTTCTGCTTCAATCTGTGTACTGACAGAACGCAGATAGTTTTCCCTTTCCTGATCATCGTCATAATCAGATGAGAAATGCTCTGTCACCTCATCCTCAGAAGAAATAACCTTTTGGTTGGACATATTCAAGTAAACTGAAATGAGGTTGGAATAACGATCTGCATAGATGTTCCCTGCTACAAGTGCCACTATCGTTATAATGGCTGCAAACCATGCAACCCCCACTTGCAGGATTTTTCTTTTCTTTTGTTTCATAGCTTTTCTCCTCTGTTCCTTAAGATTTTTTATAACTTTTCTTAATTTATAACACTTGTCCACAATAATGTATTATAATATTCTTATCTTTATTATGTAAATTTTATATCACTTAGAAATATTTATACGAAAGGACTGGAAAAAATATGGATATAGAATTGATGTTGGAAAAATTCGTAAAATCTGTCCCCCTGACGAGTGCCTTTTACCAAGAAGGCAGGCTGAAAAAAATCCACAACGGGCAGGCTCTTTCAAACATACTTTCAGAACAGATTGCAAAAGAGTATCCTCCTGATGGAAACAATCTTCGCTTTCTCATTACTCCGGAATACCTGCAATTTGGATTTATTCGTCTGGAAGAAAACAACAGTTTCCTAGTTTTAGGTCCCGCCTCCCCATATGAACCAACATTAAATCAGATAAACACCTTTTTGTCCACTTATAAAATTCCCAGACAGAATGGCGCTGATGCAGCAGGTTGGTTTCACCATATTCTTGTTATGGATACGCCCAGATTTCGCAATCTCTTAGAATTCTTATACTATATTTTAACCGGGAACTCAGAAGAACCTCTAAGAATTTCCTATCACGCCACTAAAATGACTACTGTTTTTCATGCAGAAGATTTTTCAATAACAGGCCACTCCTTTCATAATCTGGAGAACTTGTCCGCTTCATGCATCAGGCATGGCCTTTACGACAAATTAGAGTCCATGATCCGCAAAGATTTTAATGAAGTTATTTCTCCAGAACTCGCCCCTTCTGCTATCCGTTCTTTAAAAAATGCATTAATCAGCGCCACTGCCGTTGCATGCCGGAATGCAATTCAGGGCGGACTCTCTTATGATACTGCAATCTCCCTGTCCGACTATTATATTGCTCAGGCCGAAAAACTATCGATTTATACAGATATCAAACAAACGATTGAAAATATGCTCCTTGACTATGCCAAACGGGTTTCCATTATACAATCGTTTCATTCCGATTCAGCTACAGTGAATTCTATTTGCCGTTACATCAACGCTCATATTTCCAATAAAATAACGGTAGCCGAAATCAGCGGCGCTGTCTCCTTGAACGCTTCCTATATCAGTCATCATTTTAAAGAAAAAACTGGATGTTCAATTTCTGACTATATCAATATACAAAAAGTAAAAGAAGCAAAACATTTATTAGAATCTACCAACCTTTCACTTTCTGAAATTTCTGAAAAACTAGCATTTTCCAGTCAGCAATATTTTCAGAAAATTTTCAAAAAGCAAGCCGGCATAACACCCTTGCAATACAAAAAGGAGCAGAGATAATCTCTGCCCCAGATTTGCTAAAATCTCTTTTGCATTTTCCCGGTAAATCTAAAAACAATTCAAATTGCTGGGTGAATTACTGAGTTGAAAGAAACATCATATCTGCGTACCATCATATCCTACTCTGTCCGCAATGCAGTCACCGGATCTTTTTTCGCCGCTTTTTTCGAAGGAATCAGGCCGCCAAGCAACGTAAGTATCACACTGAGCGCTACTAACAGTACAGCGCTGACTGCCGAAAGCGAAGCATTTATATCTGCCGAACCGGTCAGCCTATGGATGGCCACATTTCCAGGAATCAAAAGAAGCAGAGTAATCCCGATACCAATTAATCCGGAGCAAAGTCCGATAATGAAGGTTTCTGCATTAAATACCTGGGAAACATTCCGTTTTGACGCTCCCATTGCCCGAAGAATACCGATTTCTTTTGTCCGCTCCAAAACAGAGATATAAGTAATAATCCCAATCATAATGGAAGACACAATCAAGGATACCGCTACGAATGCAATCAATACATAGGAAATTACATTTACTATCGTTGTAACAGAGGACATCAAAAGGCCTACATAATCCGTATAGCTAATCTGATCTTCCTCATCCACAGTTTTGTTATATGTGTCAATACTGTCTGTAATGGCTTCTTTATCCTCAAAACTATCTGCATAGATATTGATACCGGATGGTGCATCTGGATTTACATATCCAAAAGCAGCCATATTATCCTCATAAGAACCTGCAGAAATATAGGTGTCATAAATCATCAGCAGTTTTTCATCCTCGCCATCCCCGGCTCCTAAAACATATTGGTCCAGTGTTGCTGCCAATTCTTCGTCCGTCATGTCCAGCATTGTCTGCGCCATATCCGGGTCATCTGAATAGACAGATTCCAGAATCTCCCGACACATTTCTGCTTTTTCTGACTCATTCATATTTGAAATATATGCTTTGGCATCTGCAGCCTTTGCAGCGTCATCTGCCGGAGAAAACTCTGCACCGTTTAACACATTTTTATTTTCAGATGCCTGCTGTGCCTGTACAACCGGACTTTCATTCGTATAATCAATCAAATATTCTGTTAACGCGCTGGTATAACCGACCGTCCCACTGACAGACGCATTATCCGCGTCTTCTGCCGGCCGTACTACTCCCGTCACCTTCAAATGAACGGCATTGTCCATAAGGCCTTCTATCTTGGTATCACTGTCGCCGATATAATCAAATAATCCATGTTCGTTTTCTTCATACATGTCACAGGCCGGAATCAGATAAAAATCCTGGTTGCAGATTTCCTCATAGCTCCACTTCTGGGTTTTTAGTGCTACCTCCTCTCCTTCTTCTATCTGTTCCATCAATTCCTTGTACTCTGAGGAAGGGAGCGCGCCAAGTTCATATAAAGTGCTGGCAGAAATTTCATTGTTTTTATCAAGGATAAGTACGACCTCATCATATGCTTCCGGCCACGCACCATACAGAACCTCATAGCTGTCTGAAAGCGCGGGACTGATTGTCTGCCCCTCTGTTCCAGGCATTAATTCTTCAAAATTAGTGGAACCTGTTTCCACCATACCACTCATGCCTGACATCATACCGCCGCTTTCAGAGGAGCCGTCCTCCTCCAGAGTACTGCCATCTGTATTCACCAGCGTCCCTTCCGAATCATGGGTGTAAACAGAAAATATGGTGTCATAGGTATATGTGATACCATTTTCCCCAATATAGTTATGAATTTCACTGTCTGAATCTTCCAGATATTTTTTAAATTCCGTCAGATTGTTCTCCGTGATACTGGTGCTCATACTGGAGGCCATTTCCAGACTGGTTGAATCTGAATATACACCGTCCAGTTTGTGATCCGCCTCATCGGAAGCGCTGTCCGTACTCTCCTTTCCTGCAGCAAGCATACTAGATAAATCCATGGACTGCGCTTCTATGCTAATTGGATAAGATGTCATAGTACTTTTCTGAAGATTTTCTATATAAGTATTAATTCCGGTGGATAATGACAGAATTAATGCAATCCCTATGATTCCTATAGAACCTGCAAAGGAAGTCAGCAGTGTCCTCGCCCTTTTTGTCCGCAGGTTATTGAATGATAAAGACAATGCAGTCCAAAAAGACATGGATGATTTACCCATATTTTTATGTTCCGGCTCCCTGACTTCACAAGCATCAATCTCATATGGGTCTGAGTCATCCACAATTCTTCCGTCTTTTAGCTTTACGATACGGGTCGCATATTCCTCAGCCAATTCCGGGTTGTGTGTGACCATCACAACCAGACGGTCCTTTGCCACTTCTTTTAAAAGTTCCATGACCTGTACGCTTGTTTCTGTATCCAGCGCCCCGGTTGGCTCATCCGCCAGTAAAATATCTGGGTTGTTCACAAGGGCCCTTGCAATGGCAACACGCTGCATCTGCCCGCCTGACATCTGGTTTGGTTTCTTATGAAGCTGCTCTCCAAGTCCCACCTCATCCAACGCCTGTCTGGCACGCCTGCGCCGTTCTTCCCTTGAGATTCCTGAGATAGTCAGCGCCAGTTCTACGTTGGACAGCACCGTTTGGTGGGGAATCAGGTTATAGCTTTGAAATACAAATCCAATCGTATGGTTCCGATAGGAATCCCAATCTCTGTCCCTATACTTTTTGGTAGAGATAGAATTGATAATCAAGTCTCCGCTGTCATAGCGGTCCAGGCCACCAATAATATTTAAAAGCGTTGTTTTTCCAGAACCACTTGGCCCTAAAATAGCAACAAATTCATTATCTCTCAGATTCAGACTGACATCATCCAGCGCTGTCTGTATCAAATCTCCTGTTTTATATCGTTTCCTTAACTGCTTTAGCTGAAGCATTTGCAATCCTCCTTGTAGCTATTTTTCTTTCATTTTTTCATAAGCTACTATACAAGAATTTGAAAAACCGAAAATAAACAATAACTGCTGATTTGATAAACTTTTTATAAAAACCATATCCTGTTTATTTTCAGTTTATCTTCCATGGTATAATAAAAAAAATAGAAAAAAGGAGGCTCATCCTATGTTTCAGATTATGGTGTTAGAAGATGACAATCACACATTGAAACTGATGAAGGCAGTATTAGAACATGCCGGATATGTAGTCCATTCTGCACAAAACGGGGAAGACGCCCTTGCACTGACTGATAAACAGCATATTGACCTGATCGTGCTTGATATTATGCTCCCCAAAATGAATGGCTATGAATTCACAGAATATTTACGGGATGCCGGTGACACCACACCAATTTTAATGGTAACTGCCAAACAACTGCCGGAGGAGAAGTGCAAAGGTTTTTTGGTGGGAACGGATGATTATATGGTGAAACCTGTCAATGAAGAAGAAATGCTTTTGCGCATAAAAGCTCTGCTTCGCCGTTCCAAAATCGCCAATGAACATAAGCTGCAGATTGGAAAGGTCACGCTTGATTACGATGCCCTCACTGTTACCCGCTGTAAAACCAGCCAGACACTTCCCCAAAAGGAATTTTATCTTTTATACAAGCTGCTCTCCTGCCCGGACAAGATTTTTACCCGGCTGCAGCTTATGGATGAAATCTGGGGAATGGAATCAGAAAGTTCCGATGTCACTGTAACTGTTCATATAAACCGGCTTCGGAAGCGTTTTGAAGCTTGGCCAGAATTTGAGCTGGTTGCAATCAGAGGAATCGGATATAAGGCGGTGATATGCCATGATTAATTTGAAACAAAAGGCAAAAAAATTTCAGCTTACCCTCTTATTTGCCGGTATTGTATTTTTTATTTTATTGCTGACCATGTTTCTTATATTTACCGGAATTTTTATTTTGCAAAAATTCGGTATTCATATGGTTGATAAATCTTCCCGTATTCCTCTATTTCTGTTTGCCATTGTCAGTCTTGGTGTAGGAACAATCCTGGCACTATTATCAAGCAAATATCCTTTAAAACCCATACGAATCGTGGGGCAGGCGGCGGATGAGATTGCTAGAGGCAACTATAAGGTAAGAATCCATCTGAAGGGGCCGGATGAATTTACACAACTGAGCAATAGCTTTAACCATATGGCAGAAGAACTAAACAGTGTGGAAATGCTCCGCACGGATTTTGTCAATAACTTCTCCCATGAGTTTAAAACGCCCATTGTATCTATCCGTGGATTTGCAAAAATGCTCAAAAGAGAAGATTTGACAGCAGATGAACGAAATGAATATCTAAACATTATTATAGAAGAATCAGAACGCCTGACTGAATTAGCCTCTAATGTACTGAGCCTGACAAAACTGGAGCAGCAGTCTATTTTGACAGATACCAGACAGTGTAATATTGCCGAACAGATTCGGCTTGTGATTGCAATGATGTACAGTAAATGGTCACAGAAAGATATTACTTTCGATTTCGAATGCGGGGAACGGTATGTAAACGGGAATGAGGAGCTTTTAAAACAAATCTGGATGAATATGCTGGATAATGCAGTGAAATTCTCTCCGAATCACTCCACTGTTAAGATATCCATTATTCAGAGAGTACACTCCACAACCGTAACCATAGGGAATGACGGTTCCCCCATCAGTGAAAATCTTTCTGCCCACATTTTTGATAAATTCTATCAGGGAGATACTTCACACACGGAAAAAGGAAACGGCTTAGGTCTTGCAATCGTAAAACGCATTGTGGAATTACACCATGGTAATATACAACTTGCGGAAGGCAGCGGGAATGGTACGGTTTTTGAAATTTCACTTCCAATTTAACCTCATCAAGAAAGCACCCTGCTTCGATGTCTAAGAGACATAAGCAGTGGGCGGGGACTCGCTTGATCAAGGAGAGTATCCCAAAGATTGTGTAAACCTTCAAACTGATGTAAGATAAAATTACTCAGTTTGGAGGTTTATTTTATGGCAAGAAAAAAAGATTCACCACAAAAGGCAACACTCAGAGAGGTGATGGGAGCTTACCTAAAGGAAAACAATGTAAAAGTCAAAGATGGTACGGATGTAAATTCCATCATGCGGGATATGATGTCTGTCATTTTTGAAGGTGCCCTGGATGAAGAACTGAATGAAGAACTCGGCTATTCCAAATATGACTACAGAAATAAAGAGACGGATAACAGCCGGAATGGATACTCCCAGAAGACGGTTCACACCAGTTACGGAGACATGGAGTTAGATATTCCCCGTGACCGTAAAGGGGATTTTGAACCACAGGCAATCAAGAAATACCAGAATACAGTGACGCAGTACATGGAGGAAAAGATCATCTCTATGTATGCAAAGGGAATGACCACTGCGGATATAGAAAGTCATATGAAGGGCTTATACGATATCGGTATCTCAGACAGTACCATCAGCCGGATCACAGATAAGATACTTCCTATCGTAAAGGAGTGGCAGGAACGTCCACTGGAAGATATTTATGCCGTTGTCTTTATGGATGCGGTCCATTATCATGTACGAAATGAGGGACGGATCGTAAAAAGAGCGGTCTATATCGCGATAGGGATTGATATGGACGGACATAAGGATGTGCTTGGTATGTATGTGGGGCAGAATGAAAGCGCGAAATTCTGGCTGTCAATTTTAAACGGTTTAAAAAACCGTGGCGTACAGGATATCCTGATCGCCTGCGTAGATGGTCTTACCGGATTTCCACAGGCAATCGAAGCTGTCTACCCGGAAACAGAGGTTCAGCAGTGTATCATTCATCAGATCCGGAATACCACAAAGTTTGTCTCTTACAAGGAAATCAAACCATTAATGGCTGACTTGAAACGCGTATACGCTGCACCAACGGAAGAAATCGCTTTATCTGAACTGGACAGTTTTGATGAGAAATGGAGTGGGAAATAGCCTAAGATAGCGAAATCCTGGAGGGATAACTGGGCGAACCTGTCGACTTATTTCAAGTACCCGGAAGCAGTCAGACGCCTTATTTATACTACAAATGCTATCGAAGGTTTCAACCGCCAACTTCGGAAAGTCACAAAATCCAAGACGATCTTTCCATCAGATGACAGCCTTCTAAAAATGCTGTATCTGGCAATGATGGATATCACGAAAAAATGGACAGGGCACCGCCAGGACTGGGGCCAGATCCACTCCCAGTTGGAGATCTTCTTTGAAGAACGCCTGTCAGGATTATAACCAGAGTCTTAATATCATAGGGCTGCTGCGGCAGCCCTGCTTGACATGCATGTAATCTGGATTATAATACAGGAAAGGGACAAAGCCTAAGAAATGGCTTTGCCCCTTAGAAACTAATAACATATCTTATATCAGTTTTTTCTGTTTACACAAAATTTGAAACTCTCTCGGAGTTCAGGCTCCGCCTGATAAGCTGCACAGCAGCTAGGAGGTTATGAAAATCTATTTTTTCTCTTTTCCTGCTATAAATGGAAAATCCAGTCAGATCCGTCGGCATAATATCCAGTGTAAACTGTACCCGTTTGCTTTCTAATCCCATCGTTTTCGCAAAAGCTAAAGCCAGTGTTATTTTTCCAACTCCCGGAATATCTTCTAATAACACGTGGCCATTCACCAGAAAAGCCAGAAGCACCTTTTCTACAACTGATTCCTTTCCAAGAATAATCCGGTTTACCTGATTTTCCGCTGCCATCTCATTGGCGTTTTATCTGAGAGAACCTTACCAGGTCATGGCAAATTCCGCCAGTTTTGGATCTGAGGCATTGCTAATCATAGTCTTTGCCGTATCCAAGGCCTTCAACTGCTCCATCTCCTCCTGCGCCAGCGTAAAATTAAATAAGTTGAAATTTTCACAAATCCTCTCCACGTGAACAGATTTCGGAATTACTGCTACACCGCTTTGGATTAAGAAACGAAGAACCGTCTGTGCGGGAGTCTTTCCATGGGTTTTTGCAATCTTTTGTACAGTTTCTTCTGCAAACATTTCATTTGCCTTTCCCTGACCCAGCGGTGCATATGCCTGATGCGCGACGCCGTATTTTCCCAGCCACTCATACTCCGCCTTTCTCTGACAGTAGAGGTGGGTTTCAATCTGGTTGACTGCAGGGCAGATATTGTGAAAATGAATCAGGTCTATCAGACGGTCTGGTTCAAAATTAGATACGCCGATTGCCCTGATTATCCCTTCCTGATACAAGGCCTCCAAATCTCTCCATGCTGTATAGGTATTTCCGTATAGCCAATGCAGCAGCACCATATCCAGATAATTTATGCCCAGCTTTTCCATGGAGTCCAACACACTCTGACGGCAGTCCCCACTTTCATAATTATGGAACCAGACCTTGGTGGTAATAAACAGCTCTTCCCTTGGTACACCGCAGTTTCGAATTGCCGCACCTACAGCTTCTTCATTCCCGTAAGCCTGGGCCGTATCCCCCTGCACGACTATCTTGATACAATCTAACGGTACATTCTCGATACCCTGTTAACGATGAACACACCGGGTACAAACCTCTTTCTGCTCTATTTTAAGCGTAATTATGCGGAAAGGGTATGTCGCAAAAGGGATTGCCGGGGCAAAGAAACGATATTCTGAAAAACAGGAAAATTTGGAAAGTAAAAAGGCTTGTCAGACGTTGTAATAGAGAAATACATGGGAAGAGGGTGTCGCAAAATCATCAAATTAGATGATTGAGCGGCACCCTCGCTCTATATAGGAAAAATCCGGATGGAATCCTTTTGTTTCAGGAATCCTTCCGGATTTTTGGCGTACTTTAATAATGCTTTGTTTTTCTTGTTTTTTAAGCGGTCTCTTTTACTGGAAAAAGATGACTTCCAGTGCGTTCCCTCTGGATTTTTGCATGCAGTTTATTGATGTTGTATCCCATACACAGCAAAATAATCTCCAGTTTTACCTTGGTTTTCCCTCGCAGCAGAAATCTTTGAAATTCGTAATCATTTTTCAAAACACCAAAGGCTCCCTCTGCCTGGACGGAACGGTTCATCCGATATTTGATTCCCGTTTCACTTAGGATATTTTCATAGGATTCCTGTCGTTTTTCCAGAAAGCTTTTTGAAATGTATAACCGCTTATTTCCTTTTGCTTTAGTACATTTTTCTTTATAAGCACATCCGTTGCAGTCTTCACATTCGTAAACGGTTACTTCCGATTCATACCCGCTCTTGCTTTTCTGCTTTTTGATAAAAAGTGGGGACAGGGATTTCCCTGCATGACAAATGTATATATCTGCTTCTTGGTCATATCCCATATTTTCACGTTTGCTGATATCCTGCTTGAAGCTCCGTTTCTTCCATTTCTCATAAGTCTGTGGTTTTATGTATGGTTTTTGCTCTGCACTTCTCAGATAAGTATACGCTTCTTCACTTTCATATCCTGAATCAGCCGTTACACTCGGATAACGGAAACCCAGATTCGTTTCCATTGTCTTTAAAAAAGGAACCAATGTCCAGACATCATTTCGATCCTGAAAAATATCTGCTGCTACGATATATTCACTGTCTACTGCAATCTGTACATTATACCCGGGCTTTAACTGTGCATTTCTCATATGGTCATCTTCCATATGCATAAAGGCTGCATCCGGATCTGTTTTACAATAATTATTTCTTCCCTGAAAACTTGCCGTATGCCAGTCATAAACGCTTTGTCGTTCAAGAAATCTGCGAAAAAGCTCTAAATACCGTTGGTTTTTGCTTTTCTTTTTTCCTCGTCCGTGGACAAAAACGGTGTTGTCTCTCTGGCATCGGTTTTCTAAAAACCGGACTATGTTCTGTAAATCCTGGGTCCTTGATTCTGAAGTGACA of the Luxibacter massiliensis genome contains:
- a CDS encoding ABC transporter ATP-binding protein/permease, yielding MLQLKQLRKRYKTGDLIQTALDDVSLNLRDNEFVAILGPSGSGKTTLLNIIGGLDRYDSGDLIINSISTKKYRDRDWDSYRNHTIGFVFQSYNLIPHQTVLSNVELALTISGISREERRRRARQALDEVGLGEQLHKKPNQMSGGQMQRVAIARALVNNPDILLADEPTGALDTETSVQVMELLKEVAKDRLVVMVTHNPELAEEYATRIVKLKDGRIVDDSDPYEIDACEVREPEHKNMGKSSMSFWTALSLSFNNLRTKRARTLLTSFAGSIGIIGIALILSLSTGINTYIENLQKSTMTSYPISIEAQSMDLSSMLAAGKESTDSASDEADHKLDGVYSDSTSLEMASSMSTSITENNLTEFKKYLEDSDSEIHNYIGENGITYTYDTIFSVYTHDSEGTLVNTDGSTLEEDGSSESGGMMSGMSGMVETGSTNFEELMPGTEGQTISPALSDSYEVLYGAWPEAYDEVVLILDKNNEISASTLYELGALPSSEYKELMEQIEEGEEVALKTQKWSYEEICNQDFYLIPACDMYEENEHGLFDYIGDSDTKIEGLMDNAVHLKVTGVVRPAEDADNASVSGTVGYTSALTEYLIDYTNESPVVQAQQASENKNVLNGAEFSPADDAAKAADAKAYISNMNESEKAEMCREILESVYSDDPDMAQTMLDMTDEELAATLDQYVLGAGDGEDEKLLMIYDTYISAGSYEDNMAAFGYVNPDAPSGINIYADSFEDKEAITDSIDTYNKTVDEEDQISYTDYVGLLMSSVTTIVNVISYVLIAFVAVSLIVSSIMIGIITYISVLERTKEIGILRAMGASKRNVSQVFNAETFIIGLCSGLIGIGITLLLLIPGNVAIHRLTGSADINASLSAVSAVLLVALSVILTLLGGLIPSKKAAKKDPVTALRTE
- a CDS encoding response regulator transcription factor translates to MFQIMVLEDDNHTLKLMKAVLEHAGYVVHSAQNGEDALALTDKQHIDLIVLDIMLPKMNGYEFTEYLRDAGDTTPILMVTAKQLPEEKCKGFLVGTDDYMVKPVNEEEMLLRIKALLRRSKIANEHKLQIGKVTLDYDALTVTRCKTSQTLPQKEFYLLYKLLSCPDKIFTRLQLMDEIWGMESESSDVTVTVHINRLRKRFEAWPEFELVAIRGIGYKAVICHD
- a CDS encoding glycoside hydrolase family 3 protein, whose amino-acid sequence is MKQKKRKILQVGVAWFAAIITIVALVAGNIYADRYSNLISVYLNMSNQKVISSEDEVTEHFSSDYDDDQERENYLRSVSTQIEAEGAVLLENDGTLPLKTGSHISVFGQDSVDPVYGGSGAGSVDTSKAKDLYTGLKEAGFATNETLQNFYTEGDGAKYRKTVPDAMGNGEFAVNEAPVSNFTDEVKNSLTEYQDAAIVVIGRSGGESSDIQSTPLENGSYYLQIDEQEREVLNYACQNFEKVVVLLNTQNPMELGVLKSMGINAVLWIGGLGENGASAVGELLNGEVSPSGRLTDTYAYDSQSAPAMQNLGAYHIVNSQESFGNTYMVYSEGIYVGYRYYETRYEDVVLGNEKAENYNYTEEVQYPFGYGLSYSEFTYSDFILEEAEEQYLAKLTVKNTGDVEAKHTVEVYMQSPYTEYDRQNQIEKSAVELAGYTKTGMLKPGASETVTVEIPKEIMKTYDAKGYSTYIMEAGDYYFAVGTDVHNALNNILAKKGYTTTNQMDAEGNMELAAQVTIESLDSTTYAVSKETESAIGNQFKDADIARYDENFRYLSRSDWEGTWPSTYAGGNFTAPETFVEALKIPVVEDTVEEKAVTETYDEEFGKLTTAMLMETEYDDPLWDSLISQMSAEELDKLVRVGGYATMGIDSTQLPSTQDKDGPAGISSTLVGGENGTSYPPEIVLGSTWNDKLAEEFGKCIGEDSLELEVTGWYAPAMNIHRTPYSGRNFEYFSEDNYLSGKMGASVVKGAQSKGVLVYMKHFALNDQETNRMGVSIMANEQSIRELYLEPFEITVREGNAHGVMVGMNRVGTKWAGAHYGLMTEILRNEWGFEGVAITDQASFEVFAYEDLRAGLAAGTDLWLNTDSELWVLSDEDMNNTVITSMQRAAKNITFAISRSNTMNGLSSSSQIVKIIPLWQKGLYVLDVVFAGIAVLAAVLATWNLKNDTEKRRKLSSILSGICGVLIFGAGMAVCILAGDDYIKQGLALGITGAIACVLNIVVNGKRTMRKEKVQGEQ
- a CDS encoding AraC family transcriptional regulator, whose protein sequence is MDIELMLEKFVKSVPLTSAFYQEGRLKKIHNGQALSNILSEQIAKEYPPDGNNLRFLITPEYLQFGFIRLEENNSFLVLGPASPYEPTLNQINTFLSTYKIPRQNGADAAGWFHHILVMDTPRFRNLLEFLYYILTGNSEEPLRISYHATKMTTVFHAEDFSITGHSFHNLENLSASCIRHGLYDKLESMIRKDFNEVISPELAPSAIRSLKNALISATAVACRNAIQGGLSYDTAISLSDYYIAQAEKLSIYTDIKQTIENMLLDYAKRVSIIQSFHSDSATVNSICRYINAHISNKITVAEISGAVSLNASYISHHFKEKTGCSISDYINIQKVKEAKHLLESTNLSLSEISEKLAFSSQQYFQKIFKKQAGITPLQYKKEQR